In Truepera sp., the sequence AGGGCGGGGTGGCGTTGAGCCCCCTGATCGCAGCGCAGCTGGCCACGGCGCCGCAGCCGGTGCAGTTGGTCCAGCGTCCCACGTCGGCGCGGCAGCTCGACATGGTCACCTATTACGCCGCCGGCATGGCCGTGTTCTTCGTCTTCTTCATCGTGCAGATGGGCGTGGCGGGCCTCCTCGACGAGGAGAAGGACGGCACCATGACGAGGCTGCTCGTCGCCCCGATCGAGCGGCGGTCGATCATCGGGGGCAAGGTGTTGGGAAGCATCGTGATCGGGGTGCTCAGCCTGCTCGTGCTGTGGGGCGCGAGCACGGCGATCATGGGTGCCAAGTGGGGCCAACCCGTCGGGGTGCTGCTCCTGATCGTGAGTGTGGTGGCCGCCGCGGCCGGCGTGCTGATGGCCGTAGCGGGCGTCGCCAGGAGCGCGGAGGCCGCCGGCAACATGCAAGCTATCGTCGCCGTCGTCCTGGGCGCCCTGGGCGGCGTCTTCGTGCCACTGCCCGAGGGCGGTGGGGTGCTCTCGTACCTCAGCCGGCTGTCGCCGCATTACTGGTTCCTGCGCGGGCTGGGCGACCTCGCGGGCACGGGCAGTCCGGCGGGGGTGCTCATCGACGTTGCCGCCATCCTCGCGTTCGCGGCCCTGGCGGGCGGTATCGGCTGGGCGCTCATGGGGCGGAGGCTGGACCGATGACCAAGGTCTTCGCGCTGGGCCGAGTGAACCTCGTCAGGTTCTTCCGCGACCGCTCCAACTACTTCTTCGCCCTGCTCCTGCCCCTCGGCCTGGTCTTCGTGCTCGGCATGAGCTTCGGTGCCCAGTCGCGGCCCACCATCGGCGTGGTCGGCACCGGCGAGGTGGCCGAGAGGTTCTTTGAAGCGCTCTCCGAGAAGGAAGGGCTGGTCGTGACGCGCGTGGACGACGCCGGCGCCCTGCGAGACGGCGTGGAGCGCGGCCGGTTCGTCGTCGGCGTGGCGCTGCCCGCTGAGTTGGACGCCACCCTGGAACAGGGACTCACGGCGCAGGCCGAGCTGTACGGCAGGTCCGGAGGCGGGGGCGAGGGCTACCGCTTCGACGTCCTCTCGGCGCTGGACGAAGCTAGTGCGCCGGCCCTGGCGGCGGCGTACCTTGCGAAGCGCTACGAAGAGCCGATCGGGTCGGCCTTCGTCGCCATCGACGAGGCCTCGCGCAGGGTGCCGCCCGTCAACGTGAGGGTGTCTTCCGTTGACGAAGGCCCTGCCGGGTTCGGCTACGCGGCCTTCGGCGTCGCCGCCGCCAGCCAGCTCGTCCTCTTCGTCTTCCTCACGGGGCTCACCAGCGCCACCAGCCTGGTGGACAGCCGCAGGCTGGGCGTCAGCCACCGCATGCTCGCTTCGCCCACGAGCCCCGCCGTCATAGTGCTGGGCGAGGGTTTCGGGCGTTTCCTCGTGACGCTGTTCCAGGGGCTCTACATCGCGGTCGCCTCGGCGCTCCTCGTCGGCGTGGTCTGGGGCGACCCGCTTGGGGTCTTCGTCATCCTCCTCTGCTTCGCCGCCGTGGCGGCGGGCGCCGGCACCCTGATCGGGGCCATGTTCTCGAGCAGCCAGCAGGCGTCCGGCGTGGCGATCATGGCGGGCCTGCTGCTCGCGGCCCTGGGCGGCTGCATGTTCCCGCTCGAGCTCTTCGGCCCGACCATGCGGTCCGTCGCCAACGCCGTGCCCCACGCGTGGGCCGTCGACGCCCTGAACGTCCTCATGCGCCAGGGCGGCAACTTAGCGACCGTGCTCCCCAACGTGGGCGTCCTGCTTGCGTTCGCCACAGTACTGTTCGCCCTGGCCGCGTGGCGACTTCGCGTCGGGCTCACCAAGGGTTGAGCGAGGGTTCCGGCTCGGGTGTCGACAAAAGGTCGGCTAGACGCGGCTCACAACTCCATGACGGTGTCCAACCCTCGGGCCAGCCCCAGAAGGGTCCCCACCCGCCGAACGGCCAACAGCGCACCGTCGACGTAAGGCTCCGCAGACGCTCCGGCGTCCTGTCGGATGCTCAGTCGCTGGCCGGGCAGGCCGAATATCACCTCGACCCCCACGGTGTAGCCGGGCAGGCGCACCGAGTGGACCTGGGCGCCACCTATCGTCGCGCCACGCGCCTCCCTCTCGCCCACGGTCCGGCTGACCGGGATAGCAGGATCGTTGCGGCCGGCGGCTCCAAGCCTCGCTGCGAGCTCGCGCGCAGTACCGCTGGGCGCGTCCTCCTTGGCCGCCCCCGCGTAATCGATGACTTCCCAGTGAGGTATCAGCCTGGCGGCGGTCTCGGCGAACTTCTGCAGTAGAACGACGGTGAGGGAGAAGTTGCCGACCGCGAGAACGCCGCGGTCGGCGGCCCTGGCTGCCGCGTCGATCTCGGCATAGTCCTCGTCCGTCAGGCCCGAGGTGCCGACCACCACGTGAGCCCCATGCGCCAGCGCGGCCAGGACGTTGGCCTTCGCCACCTCGGGCTTGGTGTACTCGACGAACACGTCGCAAGCGCGTTCGTTTAGCGCCTCGGCAGCACTGGCAAAGACGGTTGCTGCCAGTCCCGGCTCGTCCAACGCCTCGCCAAGTGACCTCCCGGCCGCCGACCGCGACACCGCGGCCACGAGCTCGATGTCGTCGGCTCTCGCCATCCCTCTCGCCAGGGCCGAGCCTGCCCACCCGGTGGCTCCTGCCAAGCAGACTCTGATCTTGTCCATGGAGTTCAGACTAACGCGGCCGGGTCCGTTGCCCTTAGCGGCCATGGGCCACTTCCAGGCCGGCCGCCGAATCTCGTACCCGCGCCCGGCCTCGTGCTTCGCGTGCTAACACACGGCGGCTTGCCCGTAACGGGTAGAGTTGCAAGCTGGTGAGCGAGGCGCGGCGTACAGCGCCCTTCGGCGCCCACCTCCCAGACGACGCGGCTCCCACGGGTGGCGTCCAGCTAAGGATTAAGGGAACAGATGAAGCAATCCTTCCCGCTCGGAATACTACTGGCGCTCGCGTCGGCCGCCGCGTTCGGCACCTCCGGCTCGTTCGCCAAGGGCCTGTTGGCGTCCGGCTGGACGCCGGCGGCGGCCGTCACGTGGCGGGTGGCCATCGGCGCCCTGGCGCTGGTCGTTCCCGCCGCCCTGACCATGCGCGGCCGCTGGCAGCTGCTGCGGCGGGGTTGGCCCACCGTGCTGCTCTTCGGGTTGATCGCCGTGGCGGGTTGCCAGCTTGCCTACTTCCTCGCCGTCGAGCGCCTCTCCGTGGCCGTGGCACTCCTCCTCGAGTACCTGGGACCCGTGCTGGTCGTCGGGTGGCTGTGGTTGCGGCGCGGTCAGCGTCCACGGCCGCTCACGGTCGTGGGTGCGGGCTTGGCGATCGTCGGGCTCGTCTTCGTGCTCGACGCGTTCGGAGCCATTTCGGTGGACCTCGTCGGTGCGTCCTGGGGCATCGTTGCCGCCTTCGGGTTGGCCACCTTCTTCGTTATCTCGGCCGACAACAGCCACGGGCTGCCCCCGCTGGTCGTAGCGGCCGGGGGCCTGATCGTCGGCGCACTGGCCCTGTTGCTCGCAGGCGCCGTGGGGCTTACGCCAATGCGCTGGAACACCGACGTCGTGTTGCTGGCCGGCGTGGGCGTGCCGTGGTGGCTGGACGTCGCCGGCCTGGGCCTGATCGCCGCCGCCTTCGCCTACCTCACGGGCGTGTTCGCGAGCCGACGCCTGGGTTCCAAGCTCGCCTCGTTCGTCGGCCTCTCCGAGGTCCTCTTCGCCGTCCTATGGGCCTGGTTGCTCCTGTCGGAGCTGCCAAGGCTGGTGCAGCTCGTCGGCGGGCTACTCATCCTGGCAGGCGTCACGCTGGTCAAGCTCGACGAGCGGCCGAGGCCGTTGCCCCGCGCCTTTCCGGCGGTAGAGCCCTTGCCGGCGGTAGAGCCCTTGCCCGCCGTGCAGGCGTCGGCTGAGGGGCCGCAGGCGACTACCCCGCAGGCTACTGCCCCGCAGGCGCCTGCCCTCCGCCGATGAGGCACGAACGCCCCACGGGCCGCGCGCGCGAAGGTGCGCTCGCGCCGTCGGCCCCGGCCCTCCGCCGATGAGCCTGCTCCAGAAGCTCATCGGGGCGGGCCTAAGGCCTTACATCAAGCGCCGGGCACGCGGGCTCACTGTCGAGCAGGTGGCCGTGAACCTAGGGACGTCTCGCGACGAGCTGTTGCCGCGCATCATGCGCGCCACCGACACACCCGGCAACCGCGAGGCGCTCAACCACTGGGTGGGCATCGAGCGTTGGAGCCAGAGCCGCCTGCGTGTGGCCCTGGGAGCACCGTTCGTCGAGGACCGCTACGCCGGCTACCGCATGCCGGCCGCCAGCACGCTAGCCGAGCTTCAGGCCGGATTCGCCCGTGCTCGCGAGGAGTCCATCCAACTCGCGCGGGAGTTCGCTCGGTTGGGCGTCGATCCCAGCACGTCGGTGAGGCACAACGACCTCGGCGACCTGAGCGTGACCGAGTGGTTCACGTACATCGAAGATCACCCCCGGCGCGAAGTCTTCAGGTTGAAGGGGCGCTGAGGGTTCTTCTCGACCGCCCTTGCCGCTGGACCTGCCATGAGCCACCGGTGCTAGATTGTGTGAGAAAGCCCACCACCTCGCACTCGTCTCGAAAGGTAGGTCCCCCGATGCCCTGGTTAAACCCAAAGCGCGCGCTGTTCGTTCTCGCCGCGCTTCTGCTCGCCGCCCCGGCCCTGGCGCAGGACACGCCCGTCAAGGGCGGCACCGCCATCGTCGTTCTCGGATCCGACCCCGAGCACCTCAACCCGGGCATCAGCACCAGCTACCCGGTGGGCGCCGTGGGCGCCAACGTCTTCAGCGGCCTGGTACGCCTTGCTGCTAGCGGCCGCCCCGAGGGTGACCTCGCCGAAAGCTGGACCGTGTCGGACGACAACCTCACGTACACCTTCAAGCTGCGGCAGGCGAACTTCCACGACGGCACCCCGGTGACCAGCGCCGACGTCGTCTACTCCATGGTCGAGATAGAGGCCCCGAATCACGGGCGCTTCAAGACCGCCTACGACAAGATCGCCTCGATCGAGGCCCCGGACGCCGAGACCGTGGTCATCACGCTCAAGGAACCGTACGCGCCGCTCTTGAGCCTGCTCTCCGTGTTCGACGCCCCCGTGCTGCCGAAGCACCTCTACGAGGGCACCGACCCCCTCACCAACGCGGCCAACAACGCCCCCGTCGGCAGCGGCCCCTTCAAGTTCGCCGATTGGGTGCGCGGCGAGCGCGTCGAGATCGTGCGCAACGACGACTACTACCTGGAACCCGCCCTGCTGGACAAGCTCATCTTCCGCATCGTGCCGCAAGACGTTGGGCGCTCCACCGCGCTCGAGGTCGGCGAGGCAGACCTGCTGTGGGGCTTCTACATGCCGCCCGCCGATCTCCCGCGCCTGGCCGCCGACAAGGACATCAACACCTGGACGGGCATCACCATCCCCGCCCTCTACTTCGTCTTCATCAACACCAACACGCCCGGCCTCGACGACGCGCGCGTGCGCCAGGCCATCATGTACGCGGTCGACCGCGACCAGGTCGTCGAGCAGGCCCAGGGCGGCCTCGGCCAGGCCGGCTCGGGCCCCTTCGGCGCCGGCTTCCCCTACGCCTACGATGAGGCGACCGACTACCGCACCCTCTACCCCTACGACCCGGCGAAGGCCAAGGAACTGCTCGCCGAGGCGGGCGTCACGGGCCTCAAGCTGCGCTACGTGTACGACTCCGCACGTGGCGCGTTCGCGGCCGCCGGCGACATCATGCGCGACCAGCTCAAGCAGGTCGGCATCGACCTCGTGCTGCAGCCGGCCGAGCGCGCCGTCATGGTCGACCGCGTCTACAAGGGCGACTATGACCTCAGTATGCAGTCGTTCACCTCGGGCGGCGACCCGGCCATCGGCTACCACCGCATCTACCACAGCGCGGAGCCCGGCACGCCGTTCGTGAACGCCACCGGCTACGCCGACCCCGACGTCGACTCGTGGCTGGCCGAGGCCGGCGGCCTCGCAGACCAGAACGCGCGCGCCGTTTACTACCACCTGCTCGACGAGAAGCTCTCGAAGGACGTGCCGGTGATGGTCATGTTCGACGAGCTGGCGTCCGAGGCCTCCTCGGCCAACCTGCGGGGGATGCGCACGCTCCTCGACCAGCGCGACGGCCTCGAGTTCCTCTGGTTCGCGAAGCCGTGAGAAAGGTAGGGCACTAGCTCCGAGGTGGCGGCAGAGGGCGGAGGGAGCGGCCTAGCGCTTTACGCGCTGCGGCGGGCGTTGAACGCCATCCCCCTGATCCTTGGGGTGGTCGTGGTCAACTTCGTCCTCATCGCGCTGGCGCCCGGCGACCCGGTCACCTCCCTGATAGGCGAGTACCCGGCGCCACCCGAGTACGTCGAGCGCGTGCGGCACGACTTCGGACTCGATCGCAGCCTCCCCGAGAGGCTCGGGCTCTACCTGGTGAACGTGGCGAAGGGGGACCTGGGGTTCTCCTTCGCCAACCGCCAGCCCGTCCTGGACCTCCTGTTGCAGAGGCTGGGCCGCACTCTCATCCTCATGCTCAGCACCGTCGTGGTGGCAACCACGGTCGGCCTCGTTCTCGGCGTGCTGGCGGTTCGCAAGCCCGGCTCCCTCACCGACCGCGGTGCAACCGGCTTCGCCCTGCTGGGTTACGCCGTACCGGAGTTCTGGCTCGGGCAGCTGCTCATCCTCGTCTTCGCCGTCTCGCTCGGCTGGTTGCCGGCGGGCGGCTTCAGGAGCGTGAGGGTCGAGTACACGGGCCTGGCCGCGGTGCTCGACACCCTCAAGCACATGATCTTGCCCATGGCCGCGCTGTCGTTCAGGTACATGGCCATCACCACGCGCCTGACGCGCGCCTCACTGCTCGAGGTCATGAGCTCGCAGTACATCGTCGCGGCGCGCGGCCGAGGCCTCTCCGAAGCAGCGATCCTGTGGCGGCACGCGCTAAGGGCGGCGGCCCTGCCCGTCGTCACCGTGATCGGCTACAACTTCGCCTTCATCGTGGCGGGGTCGGCACTGGTGGAGACGGTCTTCGGCTGGCCCGGCATCGGGCGGCTCATGTACGACTCCATCTACACCCGTGACTACCCGGTGCTGCTGGGAATCCTGCTCTTCGTGTCGGTCACGGTCATCATCGTCAACCTCATAACGGACGCGCTCTACGCCGTCCTCGACCCCCGGGTGAGGTACTGATGGACGACGCCGCCAGGGCCGAGGCCATGAGCGTGGAGTCGAGCGTCGGCCGCTCCAACGCCTCGGCAGGGTGGCGACGCTTCAGGCGCAGCAGCTCGGGAGTCTTCGGCCTGGCGGTGGTGGCGCTGTTGCTGCTCACTGCCATCTTCGCCCCCGTGCTGGCGCCGTTCGATCCTCACGCCACCTCGCGGGCGGCGTTCACCGCCCCGTTCGGCGCGGAACACTTCCTCGGCACCGACAACCTGGGGCGCGACGTCCTCAGCCAGGTCATCTGGGGCTCGCGCGTGTCCTTGATAGTAGGGCTCGCCGCCGCGGCCACTGCCACCATCATCGGCGTGTTGGTCGGCGCCCTCGCGGGCTACCTGGGCGGCTGGTTCGACGAGCTGCTCATGCGCGTCACGGAGTTCTTCCAGGTGATCCCGCGCTTCGTCCTGGCGCTCATCGTGGTGGCGTTCTTCGGTTCGGGCCTCGTGAACCTCATCCTGGTCATCGGCCTACTGAGTTGGCCCCAGACGGCACGGTTGGTGCGCAGTCAATACCTGAGCCACAAGACGCTGCCGTACGTGGACGCGGGGCGCGCCCTCGGCATGCGCAACGCGCGGATCATGTTCATGCAGATCCTCCCCAACGTCATGGGGCCGGTGCTGGTGGTGGCGTCCCTCGACGTGGCGCAGGCCATCCTCCTCGAGGCCAGCCTCGGCTTCTTCGGCCTGGGCGATCCCAACCTCACGAGCTGGGGTGGCATGCTCAACAGCGCGCAGACCTTCATCCGCCGCGCGTGGTGGATGAGCGTGTTCCCGGGCATCGGCATCACGCTGGCCGTGCTCGGCTTCAACCTCTTCGGAGACGGCCTCACCGAGGCGTACGACCCCCGCATGGCGCCGCGGTGACCGCCGAGTCCCGGGCGCTCCTGCCCAGAAGGAGCTAGACATGTCAGACATCCAGCGACACCTGCGCGCCGTCACCGGCGACGTAGCGCCCTACGTGTTGATCCCGGGCGACCCGGGGCGGGCCGAGCGCATCGCCGAGACGTTCGTGGGCGCCAAGCTGATCGCGCGCAACCGCGAGTACGTCACCTTCACCGGGCGTACCCAGGCGGGCACGCCGATCAGCGTCTGCTCGACGGGCATCGGCGGGCCGTCGGCGTCCATAGCGGTCGAGGAACTCACGCGCATAGGCGCCACGCACTTCATCCGTGTGGGCTCCGCGGGCGGCCGCCAGCCGGGCACGCCCATCGGCTCGGTGGTGGTAGTCACGTCCGCGTTCCGCGGCGAGGGCACGTCCGTCGACTACATCCCGCTCGGCTACCCCGCCGCCGCCGACCTCGACGTGACCCTGGCCCTGCGCCAGGCGGCCGCCGAGTACCTTGGCCGGCGCGCCATCGAGGGCGTCGTCTACACCCGCGACGCCTTCTACCGGCGCGACGATGGCCTGAACGCCCGCCTCACCGCCGCCGGGGTCGTTGCCGCCGAGCAGGAGTGCTCGACCGTCTTCGTCGTGGGCTCCCTCCTCGGCGTGAAGGTCGGGGCGGTGCTAGGTACCGACTCGAACATCCACTTGGACCCACAACCCACCCGCGAGGAGAAGGAGGCCCTGTTCCGCGGCGTGGAGCAGGACACCATCCGCATAGCCACCGCCGCCGTCGACCGCCTCCACGCAGCGCAGTGAACCCGCCGTTCGCCCCGAGCCTTACAGGGCGCGACCTGCTGGTCACCAACGCCATGCTGGTCGACGTCGTCACGCAAACCAGCTACCGTGGCTGGTTCACGGTGGAAGGCGGCCACTTCGTCGAGGTCGAGGAGGGTGACCCGGGGTCCGCGGACCTGGGCGGCCTGAGCATCCGTGAGCGCCGCGATTTTGGCGGCGCCTGGGTGCAACCGGGCATGCTCGACGTCCACATGCATATCGAGAGCAGCCTGGTGACGCCCCGGCGCTTCGCCGAGGCTGCCCTGCCCCACGGCACCACCACCATCTTGCAGGACCCGCACGAGGTAGCCAACGTGCTGGGCGCGGCCGGCATCCGCTGGATGCTCGAGGCGAGCAGGGGCCTGCCGCAGCGCGTTTTCACGGCCATCTCCAGCTGCGTGCCGGCGACGTCACCGGACATCGAGACGCCCAACGCGTCCATCACGCCGGCCGAGGTCACCGAGCTCGCGCAGGAGGCCGAGGTCATCGCCCTCGGTGAGGTCATGGACTACCAGGGGCTCGTGGCCGGCGACAGCCACCTGCGCGCCATGGTCGCCGCCGCCAGGCGCGCCGGCCTGAGCGTCGAGGGGCACGTTCCGAGCCTCACGGGCGCCGCGCTCTCGCGCTACGTGGCGCACGGCGTGCGCTCCGATCACACCCTTGCCACCCCCGCCAAGCTCCTCGAGGAGCTCCGCAAGGGAGTGTGGGTGATGATCCAGGAGAAGTCACTCACGCCGGAGGTCGTCGAGACGGTAGTGGCGCTTAACGACCGCAGCCGCCTGCTGCTCGTCACCGACGACGTCATGCCCGACCGCCTGCTGGAGGGCCACATGAGCCGGCTCGTGAGCCTGGCCGCCCGGTTGGGCTGGCCCGTGCACGACGCCCTGGCCTCGGCCACCCTGCGGCCCGCGAACTACCTCGGCCTCCACGACCTGGGGCTGCTTGCGCCTGGCGCCCGCGCGGATTACCTCGTCACCGGCGGCCTGGCGGAGTTCCCGCCGCTCGAGGTTCACGTGGCCGGTCGGCTCGTGGCGCGAGCGGGGGAGACCGTCGCCGGCGGCGGGGCAGCGGCAACCGGCCCGAGCGCGCCGCTCGAGGCGCAAGTGTTCGAGCCCGGCAACGTCAGCCAGGCCGACCTGCGCTTCGGAGGACCGGCGTTCCGCGACGGGGCCAATACCGTGTCGGCACGCATCATCGAGGTCAACAAGACGAACAGCTTCACCACCCTGGGCGAGCGGCGCGTGACGCTGCAAGACGGGGTACCGACCGACCCCGACCTGGCGCTGGCCTGCGTGGTGCCGCGGGCGGCGCTGCGGCGCGGTGCCGGCGGGTACGAGCCCGTCGTCTGCCTCGTCGCCGGGACGGGGCTGGAGCGCGGCGGCTACGCCTCGAGCTTCGCGCACGACAGCCACAACGTCTTCCTGTTCGGCCGTGACCCCGCAGCGCTCATGACGTCGCTAGCGGCCCTGGCGCGCTCGAACGGCGGCATGGCGTTCACCGACCGAACGGGCACCACGCTCCTGCCGCTGCCGCTGGCGGGGCTGCTGTCGGACGAGCCGGTCACCACCGTCGGGCGGCAGTTCGCCGCCCTCGAGGGCGCGCTGCGCGCCGCCGGCATGAACGTGAAGGCCCCGGTGCTGCTCCTCACACTCCTGCCCCTCAGCGTCAGCCCCGACTTCAAGGTGACCGACAAGGGCGTCGTCGACGTGCAGGCCCGCCGCATTCTGCAACCGCTGGTGGAGCCGTGAGTGCCGGCCGCTTCCTGACGGGCGAGCCGCTCGTGGCCGCCTTGCAGGAGCGCCTGGTCGACCTCTGCCGCGTGCCGAGCCCCAGCCGCAGCGAGCGCCTCATGGCGGACCGCTTGCGTGAGGCCTTCGAGGAGCTCGGCATGCAAGTCAGGGAGGACGACGCACGTAACAGTACAGGCGGCGACGCCGGTAACCTCATCGCGGAGCTCAGCGGCGGGGCGGCAGGCCGCATAGTCCTGGCCGCTCACATGGACACGGTGCCCCTGACGCCGGGGGTGCCACTGGCGCCGGAGGTCGAGGACAGCGTGGTGCGCTCGGGCGGCGAACAGATCCTGGGGGCGGACGACAAGGCCGGCGTCAGCGTGGTGCTCGAACTACTGGAGCGGGCCGCGCACACCCCCTTCGAGAAGCGACCGACGCTGGTGGCGGTCATCACCGTGTGCGAGGAACTCGGACTGCTCGGCGCCAAGCACCTAGGCGTGGCGTCGCTGCGCGCCGACTACGCGTACTCGTTCGACGGCGAGGTGCCGGTGGGAGAGCTCATCACCTCGGCCGTCTTCAAGGAGGACGTGAGCATCGAGGTCATCGGGCGCGCCGCGCACGCCGCTTTGGAGCCAGAGCGGGGCGTCCACGCCATCAAGGCCGCCGCGGCCGTCGTGGAGGCCATCCCGCTCGGGCGGGTGGCGGACGATCAGGTCCTCAACATCGGCGCCATAACGGGCGGCGGACCGACCAACGTGGTTCCTGCCCGAGTGAGCATGCGCGGCGAGTTCCGGGCGTTCAGCGTCGAGCGACTCGAAGAGCTGGCCGGCAGGGTGAAGGGGCTAGCCGAGGCCGCCGCCGGCAGGCACGGCGCGCTCGTGGAGCTGGAGAGGAGGCGGCTCTACGACGGTTACACGCTCGACGACGATGCTGCGCCCATCAGGCGCCTGGCGGCCGTGGCCGAGAGCGCCGGCGTGCGCCTTCGTACGGTGGCCTCGATCGGCGGCTCCGACACGAGCATCCTCAACCAGAAGGGCCTGCAGACGGTGAACGTCGGCCTGGGGATGCACGAGATCCATTCGGTGAACGAGTGGATCGACGCGCGCGACCTGGCGCGCGTGGTCGAGTGGGTCGGAGCGGCGCTCGGCCTCACTGGAGCCTGACCTCTGGGGCCGCCCCGCGCGAACTACCCGTAGGGCCCGGTCCCCGGCTTAGCATCCAAGCATGGACGCATTGCGCTTGGGCCCCCTCGTGATCTCCGCCCCCCGCTTCTACGCGGCCCTGGGCCTCGTGCTGTTCGTGGGTCTGGCCGAGTTGTTCGCGTGGCGCGCCCGGCGCCGCGCCGCTGGTTCAGGCGAGGGATCGCCGCCCCGGAACGCCAACTGGGCCTGGAACGCGGCCTTCGCGGTCCTGCTAGGTGCGCGCCTCGGGTTCGTGCTCGAGAACCTCGGCTACTTCGGGGGCAGGCCCCTCGACGCCCTCGCCTTCTGGCAGGGCGGCTTCTCGCCCTGGTGGGGCTTGGCCGCGGGGGCGCTGCTGGTCGTGTGGTCGTTCAGGGGTCGCCTCGGCGGCCTCCGCGTGGCTGCCACCCCCGCCGCGGTAGCGCTGGCCGTCTGGCTGATCGTTCCCGCACTTCTGAGCCCCGCGGGCGGCGAGGCCAAGGCGCTGCCGGCGCTCGAACTGGAACGGCTGACCGGCGGCGAGGTGAACCTCGCCGAACTGAGCACCGGCCCGCTCGTGGTCAACGCTTGGGCCACCTGGTGCCTCCCCTGCAGGCGCGAGATCCCGCAGTTGGCGCGCGCGGCTGCGGAGCACCCAGACGTCACCTTCCTCCTGGTGAACCAGGGCGAGCAGCGCGAGGCCGTCCTCGCCTTCCTGGCCGCCTACCCCGCCGTTTCGCTGGACAACGTCCTGCTGGATCACGGCATGGAGGTCTCGTCGCGCCTGGGTGGGGTGGGGTTACCCACGACCTACTTCTTCGCCGGGGGCGGCCGGTACGTCACCACGCACGTGGGCGAGATCTCGGGCGCGGCGCTGGAACGCGCGGTGCGCGGCCTTGTCAGCGACTGACGGCGGAACGTTGCGGGGGTCATTGGGCTGACGGGCGAGCAGACGGGC encodes:
- a CDS encoding adenine deaminase C-terminal domain-containing protein — encoded protein: MNPPFAPSLTGRDLLVTNAMLVDVVTQTSYRGWFTVEGGHFVEVEEGDPGSADLGGLSIRERRDFGGAWVQPGMLDVHMHIESSLVTPRRFAEAALPHGTTTILQDPHEVANVLGAAGIRWMLEASRGLPQRVFTAISSCVPATSPDIETPNASITPAEVTELAQEAEVIALGEVMDYQGLVAGDSHLRAMVAAARRAGLSVEGHVPSLTGAALSRYVAHGVRSDHTLATPAKLLEELRKGVWVMIQEKSLTPEVVETVVALNDRSRLLLVTDDVMPDRLLEGHMSRLVSLAARLGWPVHDALASATLRPANYLGLHDLGLLAPGARADYLVTGGLAEFPPLEVHVAGRLVARAGETVAGGGAAATGPSAPLEAQVFEPGNVSQADLRFGGPAFRDGANTVSARIIEVNKTNSFTTLGERRVTLQDGVPTDPDLALACVVPRAALRRGAGGYEPVVCLVAGTGLERGGYASSFAHDSHNVFLFGRDPAALMTSLAALARSNGGMAFTDRTGTTLLPLPLAGLLSDEPVTTVGRQFAALEGALRAAGMNVKAPVLLLTLLPLSVSPDFKVTDKGVVDVQARRILQPLVEP
- a CDS encoding M20/M25/M40 family metallo-hydrolase, yielding MSAGRFLTGEPLVAALQERLVDLCRVPSPSRSERLMADRLREAFEELGMQVREDDARNSTGGDAGNLIAELSGGAAGRIVLAAHMDTVPLTPGVPLAPEVEDSVVRSGGEQILGADDKAGVSVVLELLERAAHTPFEKRPTLVAVITVCEELGLLGAKHLGVASLRADYAYSFDGEVPVGELITSAVFKEDVSIEVIGRAAHAALEPERGVHAIKAAAAVVEAIPLGRVADDQVLNIGAITGGGPTNVVPARVSMRGEFRAFSVERLEELAGRVKGLAEAAAGRHGALVELERRRLYDGYTLDDDAAPIRRLAAVAESAGVRLRTVASIGGSDTSILNQKGLQTVNVGLGMHEIHSVNEWIDARDLARVVEWVGAALGLTGA
- a CDS encoding TlpA disulfide reductase family protein: MDALRLGPLVISAPRFYAALGLVLFVGLAELFAWRARRRAAGSGEGSPPRNANWAWNAAFAVLLGARLGFVLENLGYFGGRPLDALAFWQGGFSPWWGLAAGALLVVWSFRGRLGGLRVAATPAAVALAVWLIVPALLSPAGGEAKALPALELERLTGGEVNLAELSTGPLVVNAWATWCLPCRREIPQLARAAAEHPDVTFLLVNQGEQREAVLAFLAAYPAVSLDNVLLDHGMEVSSRLGGVGLPTTYFFAGGGRYVTTHVGEISGAALERAVRGLVSD